In one window of Macadamia integrifolia cultivar HAES 741 chromosome 2, SCU_Mint_v3, whole genome shotgun sequence DNA:
- the LOC122072058 gene encoding transcriptional adapter ADA2-like has protein sequence MGRSRGGHNSADDDPTQRSKRKRAPSSGENLESAASAQGSNEGKRALYHCNNCNKDISGKIRIKCVKCPDFDLCVECFSVGSEVTPHRSNHPYRVMVSQTTHRILC, from the exons ATGGGGCGTTCTCGTGGAGGTCACAATTCTGCAGACGACGATCCTACCCAAAG ATCAAAGAGAAAGAGGGCTCCTTCAAGTGGTGAAAATTTAGAATCTGCAGCTTCAG CTCAGGGATCAAATGAAGGGAAAAGGGCTTTATACCACTGCAATAATTGCAATAAAGATATTTCTGGGAAGATTCGCATCAAGTGTGTCAAATGTCCTGATTTTGACTTATGTGTGGAGTGCTTTTCCGTTGGATCTGAGGTTACACCTCACAGGAGCAATCATCCTTACAGGGTTATGGTTAGTCAAACCACTCATAGAATACTCTGCTAA